ATTTTGGCTGTAAACTTACTTTATAAATCAGTGGCTTAAAAATActtcaatttaaataaaaaagtttgcaTCATTATTCTTACTTCCTTATTCTGTCTTGCAACTTTGAAACTACTTTTAGGTGCTATGGTATATCTAATCTAATTTAATCtaattttgtttctgtctctatctgttCATTGAATTGTCTTTGCTCCAAATGAAATGTTGATTGGCTTGATTGATCAGTTTGGTGAAAACTATAAGCCGTATTTCTGTGCTAAAAGATGCAAACAAATGTGTTTCTGCagtattattttgttaatacaACCTGTGACAAATGAAATTTGGTGGGTTTCTTTTTATTAATACACCTGGGCCAAAGTTATATTCAAGTATTCTGTGTGTATACGTTTGAAAACAATAGCTAGGCTACAGTGCTCAATCATTAGAACAACCAGCCACAGACTGAAGATTTGAGTCTCTTAAACATCATTCTCTGACATGGGAAGTGCCACCTCTTCACTCAGTACACTCAGCTgactgtttgtatttatttgtactgtAAGTTAAAATGACCTTTATAGTGCATGGGGATCAACTCAGGgagacaggaaatgagaaaagTGGGGGAAATATACCTGTGACTCTTTCTCACTACAACAAGTGACTGGTGACCTGAGTGTTTGGCAGAAATAggccttcctcctctctccaccctctTGTCTTATTTCCATCCTCCACTTCGTGATTGATCCATTTAAATAAGTTTCAGATCAATTGAACCTGATGAAGAGATGGGTTAGCTGAATGactaatttattcatttgaactcCACTTGATCTGTGCCAagttgttttcttattttgacCATAAGTAAATATCTTAGGTGTGTGGTGCTGTTTGAGATTTGGGTCACTTGGCTTTAGTATGTAGCTAATGAGCACATGCTTTGCTGTCTCTGGGTGCCCTGAGTAGTCTACAAAAACCAGTCGATTCCAATCCAAAGACATACACTGATTATACTGGCTTGATGAAAAAAGTTTAGTAATTCCTGATAGATTCTAAATATGCTCTGCAATTATAGCTGTTAGTGGCTTCCAAATGTTTATGTTGTGTCTACCCATCAATAAAAATATCGACTACTGCCAACGATGTAGGTGGAATATCAACTGAAATGATGGCACAGAAGGCCTAAACAAGCAACTAAACAGTTTTCTGAGGTACTAAAATAGCTTTAAAGCAACGGAAGTTTCTTTTGTCATGTGTTAACATTGTATACCATTGTATTGTATACATCTTTTGAAATACAGGCTATCCTTCTATGTGCCAACTTCATTTCAATTATGCATTAAGTTTATGCTGTCTTCGACAAGTACGGTGCTTAGCGGAATGATTAAGAATAACCCACGTCGTGTGCTGACACAAGTCCATCCATGCATTCATTCACTATGTGGCTGTGGGCACGCAAATGTTGGAGGTCCATACATCATTAAGGTTGAAGCAGCATAGATCTGTTGAATCTGTGTTTTACAAGGAGATCGGGGCCCGGGATCGTTTTACTTCACCAAGAAAGGTATTTTTAAGTCATTACATTTGTATTCACTACATGAGAGTAATGGGGAGTTGTTTGAAGATCTATTAGTGAGCTGAAAGTGTaattcccccaccccaccccagagaCTGAGACGAATCTGTAATCTCACAATTTCAggaatgatttaattaattcaggCTTTATCAGCGTGCACTTAATATGTGAACTCCCCGATGCAAGCATTCAGAGTTCAGCAGCCTCTTAATTACTATGCAGAGCCTGAGAGTGAGGGCAATCATTAATGGAAACCTTTATATCTTTTGGACATTTGACAAGGTTGCTTCCTCTGCACACGAATGATATAGTATGTTTGCAGGAATTGTTTTAGTCTCCAATCCATACCACAGTGTTAAACGAGTGTGCAACTGTGAAAGCGTAGCCTTTACTATTGCGTTTCTGTGGGGTCTTCCGGCCTACATAATGCATATTAGGCCTCCgtgatttttaatgatttttttaaatgcacattttatttgaagatgGATTTGGATGCAATCTAAATGAAGTGTGCCTCATCCTTAACTTTGAGTGAGAAATAATGATGcaccatttttttaattctagcCAGGCATGTTTGTATTTAGTTAATTTCATCTACTGCTGTgtaaattaagcaattaaacatAACATGCTTAAATGGATTACTCTACTTAACGGCTTAGGGactaaatgataaatgtgactGAGTGGAAATAATACACAACCTATAATCTGCCACAATATTATGCTTCATGTGTcctttttttctacattatttGCTGATCCTCCCGGATGTACTGTGGAGTTCATATTTTACATCAAACATGGGAGATGAAGCTGCGCGGGTTAGCCTACATATCACTCTCAAATCTGCTGCAGCTATGGCCGACATGGGGTTGGGACCTACATGGGCTGCCACTGTGCCATACTGTAATTTCTTAatcatatgtatgtatgccttTCCATGATGGATAGCACTGTCTACATTTGCTTGAAGGAAGAAAACTGCAAGCCTGAGTTGAATCCCTCCAGGTAGATTACAGAACCTGAAAGGATTTTGGCTGTCTATGAGGCACAGTGTAACCTGGAATCTTTTTCTGTCCGTGTCCCCTAGGGGTCCTTCCGGGGTTCCGCCGCCCCTGTCCAGGCCTCCCCTCGTCGCCGTGGGGAAGAGAACGCCGTGGTGCACTTCTTCAGATCCATTGTGAGTAGCCACCATCAAACACCTCTCCTCTGTCACCAAAGAGATTCTCTTCAAAATATTCCACCCTTTTGTTAATCGCCtcaaacacatttccctggATGCGATGAAAACCAATCTAGCAAGGAGACATTTTTTTATCACCCAGTATAGTAGTTAGCGACCCACTTCCCATCTACTTGCAGTGCAACCCTAAACTTGTTAATTCTCTTTTTGCCTGGCTTGTTTCGGAAAGCATTTCTTGGACCAGACATTTTAAAGTCTGGCTCCAGGCTTGAATAAGTTCACGTTTCCCTGAGGTTTATCAAGTCTTGGAGgttatttgaattgaatttgcaGTCAGCATACTGTGGCCCATGGAGGCCTTGACCGCTGGCCATACTCTGCTCTTGATTAATGCTGTGCGTGGCTTTCTAACTGAAATATTGATCATACTTCTTGCAGAGAAGTCTAAACTTAACAATTAATAATTCAGTGGACCTGTCTAACCACCAAAGCTGTTATTAGAAGGAGATACAAACTTTTTGAAATGTTCTGCTTGCAAATTATGACCCACTTTCTCAGCTCAAGTCATTAATTAGAAATATAATTATTCTCCAGGTACAGTATGCCATAGCTAGATTTActttccagcttttttttttttttttccttttttgctttttttttttggtttgcaaTCCAAGTGTAATGCAATTTGGAAAGAGTATaaaggaaatgaaattaaataattaaaggtAATGGAAGAAAATTTTGCATAACAGAGTGTTCAGGCACATGCTCGCTTGGATAATTTATAGATATAACATTCTCTTACCAGTCTGTTACAAagcctggggcctcatttataaaacggtcttacgatcaattttgatcttaagtatgacttaaACAGAAAATCAcatataagtagttatttatgaaaccttactttgacatggaaatgatcttatctctcaaagtctagacttgacgtaagtgattttcctgctggctATGTAGGGGTATTGTAGGTtgggacgcatatgcgtccaagcctgtggtgaactttacattagctttatgaacaatttgttcACTGCAGCGGCAACACATTACCAAGCtacctgtttggctttgtttgtcaacccactatttaTTCCACCGAATAATACAtgttgcctgtcttcaatctcctctaccaTTGCCGTGATCTCGTCTTCCAAatagtttgcttttctcttttggtccatggttattcctgaaTAAACCTTCATTTGTactagcattatataaggggaatTTGGTGATtgtaagttaatttgagatttatagatcataggtgcgtaagttacaaatgggcatcttagaacctgcgtaagaaaggttttttatgctcagtatcttttatgaatcgaacgtgAGCACACCATCGaaaatgatcttaagactaagttcagGTATAAATCTAAGGacgtttttataaatgaggcccctgatCTTGTGTGTTGATGGCTAAATATTTTCACCCACTGCATTTGGTTTCTATGCTCCTGACTTTACATTGGAGCGGCTAGTAGTGACTATAACTCCTCAACCAAACCATGAAGGAAAACAGTCTCTCCCTAATGATAAACTTTCTCTGCTTGTAGTCAGAGGCTTATTTTCTTCCTGTGGTGCAGGGGCAAGAAAATGCTTTTCCTGTCAAGACAAGGCAATAATGAAGATCTCCATATCTCCATCCCCACCATTATACTTCTGCGTATGCTATACAGTGTTTATGACCTGAATTCCATGGCTAattctgtttgcattttttgttcattgtccCCAggtttcccctcctcctcccaaaTCCAGGGTAAGTtcactacctctctctctctttcgttctctctctctctctctctctctctgctttttgaGTTAGTCTTGACGCATGGAACACAGACAATCAGAGGACAACTCTTTTGCCACACAGACCCATGACTCCACCACACGTGCATTGattatgtcacttcctgtctcacagCACTTTTTTAATTGCCATGTGACAATCTCCCCCGCACGAGGCTCCAGGAAATATTTGCGGTCTCCTCTTAAACCTGAGACAGAATAATTTGTGCTTTTCTCTACCAACATTGAGTGATTTCTTAACAAGAAtataaaaacaactgaaaacgGCGATAAATGTTAGAATTTGCAACGCCTCATTTCAAGAAACGAGAAAGGTGCCATAAATGCCTGTATGTTTCATCTCAATGCCATACTGAGGTGTGTAGGATGGAGAATAGGAGTCATCTCAATGCTGTTGTCACCAGATGTCTGTTGAAATATGCCAGCCTGACAGAGGCTGGGCATGGCGGCACAGGTCCGCAGAGTGCCCAGCGAGCTGGGCTTGGCAAACACGTTTCCAAAATGTCCCCTCATgaccctgtctctgtctctttcatgTCCAGTGGAGAGGACTTTCTGCCAAATTAGGCCTGGTAGGTGATTCAAACGCAATCtccaaacaacaacaacaacaacaaaaactccATAtgtcccttgttttttttttctctcccgttttatttttgaacattttgcCAATCCCCTTTTGGCTCACTTCATATTTTTCCCACccattttttcttccttgttttaaataatttccctCTGCATGGTTCCTCTTGACCTGACCTTTGTTTGACCTGGCTCATTTTTCTTCCCAGTAGTTGCTTCTCCCCCAttggctgtgttctgtgtgatgAGCACTTACATTATTTAACAGTTCAGACCAGATTTGTCTAGGGAACAGGGGGTTGAGTTTTGAAGGGGTGGAAGGGTTGAtggttttttggttttctaAGATACTGAATTTTTACCTTCCAGAAGTTTTCacaatttctctctttctctttgatATAATTTTTCTCATGCAAGTTTAACTATTCTTCCAACAGCTTTCTTTTCAATTCTGTTGTGACAGTTAAAATTGAAAAGGATCCAAAATCTTGTCATAACATGGAACACTGGTTCAAGAGAGCAAGGTGGATTTGTgatactttttcattttcacggTTTTCTTTGCAgtatttttgaagttttcttaGGGATAGCAAATTTGGTAAACTCTGCAATGTGCAGCTTTTGCACATGTCAGTAATGAATACTAAATATTTAGTTAGAAGGAGCATTTTAACAGGTTTTATAAATGTTTCACAAACATAATATTTGATAAATAGCAAGGTTATGTACGATTATATACAGCATAACCAAACTTTTGAGAGTGTGTTGCCAAAAGAAGCCACAGTTCTCATTGCAGTGACCAACTGGTGAACCTAAGAGGTTATGAAAGGAAGGGATTGTGGGGATGTGAAAGTCAGATAAGGGGGCAATTAGGTGGCAGATGAGaaagtcagtgtttttttggagtttgaCCAGGACGCTGGGGGCTAACACCCTTTCTCTTTCAAAAAGTTCCAAGAGCTCTTAATTCATTGCAGTGATTCAGGGCCTTGGTTTAAAATATCAGCAGTATCTTCTGTAGCACAAAGCTCCCCTCGCTGTTCTGGGCATTGGATTTTTAATTTGAAGGAAGAGTGACCAGGATTACTGACCCACCAACACCTCCTTCAGCAGCAAATTAGTTTTCCATGCAAGTCTCCCAACCAAGCACCAACCAAGCCCAACCATACTTAGCTTCAGTAGCttgacatgagaagggtacagggtgtttttttcccctaaaaagAGAATACACCCTCTCCCAAACCTGGCAGATTCTTATTTCAAGAATCTGTGAAGTATTCCTAGTGTTTTTTGCTGGCTTATTTGGATCTTGATTTGATTGTAGAGAAAACAATTAGCAATTGGAATTTCGTTtgtatacagtgtgtatgcTGGTCAGGAATTGGTTGAACCATAGAGACTTGTAAATGTGTACTTGTGCATGAAAAACAATAACTGTGAGTTCATTATAAGTACTGCAGTCAGATCAAGTGTAAAGTTTGTGTGATTACTTGCCCATTGCTTGCAAATTACCTCCTTGCAAAGGAGGTCacttttaatgaataaatgagtgtATTGCATTTAACTATAATAACAGTTAAATGAAGCGTTATTTGTGTTATGACACCTTAATCTAGAACGGCTAACTTTCTCTGGACCTGGACATTTTATGTACCAGAACTCATGTAGAACTTAACTCCGGCCTAAACTGGAGCAATGATATCTGTTACACAATCACATTATATGGCCATAAGTATgtagacacctgacatccaacatctcatctaaTAATATGGAATccgtccaccctttgctgctataacaacctccactcttctgggcaggctttatactagatgtctGAGcattgcttccattcagccagaagagaattagtgaggttgggcactgattggacgaTTATGCCTGGTTTGCAGTTCGCTTTCCAATCAATTCCAAAGGCATGGATGGAGGTGAGGTCAGGTCTCTATGCAGACCAAGTGAGTCCACACTGTTCTTGATAAAACCATTTCAATTGAAACAGAatagtctagaatgtgattgtatgctgtagcattaaccATGACATAAATTGATCTCTGAAACAGGGCAAGGTTCTGAAACAGGGCTGAAACAAATTGAGAATTTCTGATAAATTCCGAATCAGTTGTTGAATTGAAATTGGAGACAGGACAttggattttaatttaaatttgcaaAGGAGTGGAATTCATTGAAGTTCAATagtgagttttattttttatttttttttacatttatttatcactATAAACAATGCTTACTTTGATATCAAGGACATTGTTACAAGGATTTTgtcaaaaacacaagcaaaacaattACTTCATAAGATAAATACCATTATGTACAGTAGTCTGTTAACACTTAAAgatatgtatgtattgtatgaaGCCTATGACAAGTATTTTCAGTTTAgttaaatatgtgaaaaatacaTATCCATAATGTATTGCTTAAGATATGAATAAAGAAAAGTCATTGATAATGAGTTGTGTTTTATAACACTATTCGACATCTGACTTCTAaggtaatattttaaaaggaaattgtTGCTGTTATGAGTGGAAAAAGCTGGAGGAGGCATATTTGTCATAATGAACAGAATTGGTTCATTATGGAAAATGTTCAGTTCATTTGTCTAATTCCTGAAATATCAATTCAAATTATAATTCAGCATCCTGGtgggttttaaaaaactgttattgaaataatacatttaattttaatcaattaaaaaattgtGAATTGACCCCCAGTCTTCCTCTATAATTTTGTCTCCATTGACTCACAGGTCACTGTTAATAATTCCAGTATAATCAGCAATCCCCACATCTTCCAGTTCAATAGTAACTGATGAATTAGTTCACTGTGCTGTAACATCTGTTTCAGacacaactttatttttcttgtttcctCCAGGTTAGATTGAATTAATCAGGATTTCTCCCTATCTTCCCTGCGTTATTGATGTCTTTTACTTTGCGAAAGTACCTTTGGTCTCCACCGTTTACCAGCCTCTTAATCACTGTCAGAAGGCATCTATGTTCACTGGGTTTAGGAGTGAGCAGAAAGTGGTTGGCTCTTAAATTGCAATGAATAGCTTTAGCCATTCTGCTATTTTCCACAAAGGTATGGAGGTGGACAAAACCTGTttagtttaattattttaaaaaatataatagtgTAATAATATAGTGTAATTTTCAGCAATGTTTTCTGCTTTGACTGCACCAaccctcatttatttatttattatccgTAGCATGTTTAAAGGCATCATGATAATATATACAGTGAACATTGTAAAACGTATCAGTGAATATagttaaaatgcaaacactgaTAGTGAGCAGTATATATACAAAGGCACGGTATAGTTAAAAGCTATATCTGGAGGTTAGAGGTACAATTTCAAAAGTAGCCCAGCTAAATTACAAGCTTAAAGCTTTGTCCCCTGCAGCTTTCACTAGCTTTGACCAAATACAAGATTGCATTTCAGGTGCAAGCTCTGTCACCCTTCTGTGAATCTGCCATTAAGTTGCTaaacacatctgtgaaaacAGGGGCTGTAATCATACAAAAATATCTCTTGTTGAAAATAGAATTTAAGTTGGAAATCCTTTAAGCTAAATGAATAATCCGGCACAAAGTCATGAAGCCTTTTTAGATCTTAAGATTACTCATAATCACAAAATATCTAAGCAAATAAAAAGACTCAAAGAACTCACACTAGCTTCAGAGAGTTCATATTTGTAGTTGAAGGTCATGTTTGACCACAACAAAAGATTTTCAGATGTCTTGGAAGACATTTATAAGCTTCCCTTTCTGTGCTGACAATTTATATCTTTCTGAGCACAGAAGCCTGTGGTTTCATTTGTCTGTCAGCCAGAGTTGTTAGTGTAGTGCATTTGTCGCAACAATTGAAATATATAATGAAGGAGCACACTCCCATTGTGTTTTCCTGACAGCTGATCGGGCGTAgctttttattgaaaaagaCAGTGATGGTGAAAAGACTCAAATACCCGTATATGAAATGGATTGCAGTGTTATTGTGTGCGTGTTCCATAACATAAAGTTTCTTTCTCTGCAATCGTGTAAGGCGCACTTTCTATTCTGTCTGGGAGTTTCTCCTAGTTTCTCTCGATGTTACTCAAGGTGCAGTGGTGGGTGCACTCTAACAGTAGTCCAGGACTTTTATGCAGGACTGCATTTCAAGTCTTACGCCTATTCTCAAGAGTTTCCCCGAAGAATGTTTATGAACATGACCTCTGATGTGGTGAAGTTTTCAGTCTTTGTGTCCCCCGTCGGCGTCGCCATGGCGCTCCTCTCTCCTGGGCATGGAGCCTGTCTGTTCTACCTCAGCCTCATTCTCTTGGCCCCTCAGGGGGCGGGGTTCTTCTCATTCCTTTCCGGAGCAAAGGCCCGGGCCCTGCTCacctcggccccgcccctctgctgtGTCCTGATTGTGGGTGTCTCTTTCCAGGGGGACCAGAGGTCCTCGCAGTCTCGCTCTGATGCCAGCAAATCTCCCTTCAAAGGACAGAAAGACCGccggggagaaggggagggcaCCCTGTCCAGGATCttcaaaatggtaaaaaaaaaacaacaacaacaacaacataaagtgccttttctttttacacCCAGGGCCAAAGGAAGCAGTACCGCCTACACGGCTGGATAGAGAGGAGGAACGCTTTTCTTATGCCTTTCTCTCACACTACAATCATGATGTCATCATCGCTGTCATCATCAGTGAGCAACCAGCCGCAAATTATTCATCCAAACCGTTTTACTGGTATTACATGCAGCTCAGGAAATATTCACTTATGCATGCCATTTGAGAGACGTGGGTATGTTAATTTGCACTGACCTCATTTGGGTCCGTGGGCAGTCCTTTCCTGTGCCACTAACAGGCCACAAATGAAGCAGATATTCTCATACAGAAGAGGATTTAGGCTTCATTGCACATATTATCCATTCACATCAGTGCGCATTCACTCTACCCATTCAGGTTGAGTACTTTTCCAAGGAGATGCACCACCTAGGATTTGAACCAGCAAATCCAGTTCTTTAACCATCCCTCAGAGCACAGATACTCATCAGTTCAACACACAGTAGAGACTGGGACAAGTATGACACTGAGTGACAGGAGTCTCACATGCTAGAGATGTTGCCCTACCCTGATTTTGAAAGTATGGTAAAGTGCCAAGAATCACAATCTCCAAACATGGCTGCTTGCTCACTTTTAACTGAAAGCGGTGGTGTTCTGATACATGTAAACAACCTGTGTTCAGTCTTCAGTCGTGCTAAGGATGCTGGTGGCGTTGCTGtagaaaatgtacaaatgcatGTAAGCgtattttttttggctgtgtgttGCCAAGGACACATGACACGAGATATGAATTGACACTCTTTGGACAGCTTTAAGTTAAGCCCAGCAGCGAAATCCAAGATTCTCAAACGCTCTCTCCACAGTCTGAATTTAACGAGGCTCAGCTCCCCGTGCACTTCACTGAGGGGGTGAATGGCCCAGAATTCAGTTCATACCCACTTAAACCATCTGACAGCCCTGCCAGAGGGAAAGTACTTTCCACCCGTCTTGGCACTACGCTGCTCGTCTGCGTTTCGATGAGGTAGAATTATGTTTCTCCATCTGTATGGGGATCCTTCTCAAAAATTCCTGGAACATCAAGAGCAATTTCCCCACCCCTAATTTAGAGAGCCCCTGCACTGAATCCTAATATTTTGGACATAGCATAGCGAGGCAGTACCAGTGGTTTAATTAGTCAAGCTGTCTGAGCTCAGATATATCCTGTTTAATTACAGTTCCTGAGAAACATAAGAAGAGTGAGGGGCCCACTTAGTATGTGCTGGTTTATCAACCCAAGCCCCTCATTTCCCAAGGAATATGCTCTCTCATAGAAGGTTTCTAGGCTGTCACAAGTAAACCGAGTGAAAACTGATGTTGAGAAGGTGGTTGTTCTATGTTGTAGCTGAAATGGGATGTAATTAAGTTATCCAGCTCCACATACACTCAATTAAAATTGAGCAGGCTGTCCAAATGTCAGTGCCCATGTGAGACAACAGGGATAATTGGAAATAAGCAATTATAAGAAAGTATACTGATTACAGATTACTGTGGTTATCCCTCAGAGGAGAAATAGTCAACAAGCAAGGAAGACTAAGGTGTAatgatacagtatatgaaaGATACAATGAAAAACTGATGAAATACATTCTCAGATAAGGGTTTGGGGCCAAGacggtaaatggtaaatggccatggcgcgtgtgtgtgtgtgtgtgtgtgtgtgtgtgtacggtttttttttaagcaaataaCATTGAGGCTGGTTTGTCTTTTCCCTTTTTGTCCTCTTCATGTTAATTAACAGATTATATCCCTGCCTCTTCTCAGGATTGACATGTGATTGCCAAAACGCTAAAACAATCATGGAAATTTTTCATTGTTCatgtaggggaaaaaaagtcaagaGTTCTACCGTCTCTTGAGAAGTGGGGAGACTTCTCTGCATAACGATGGATCATTCAAGGGAATCAGTAGATTCATTTAGCATGACATTCAGTATGACACACTGGGAGTTGATTAAGGCGCTGACTCCCATGTGAGTCAATTGCACGTGCACTCAATCAGATGGCATTTCAGCTTAGGGCTGTAAGTACTTGTGAAAAGTGTCCTAGGTGGGCTGTAGTTCTGGTTGCACGTTAGCATTCAGCACGTGCACTGTGTTTGCAGTGAAGTGCGGCGTGCCTGTTCTGGCTCTTGCAGTTATCCGTTTTTAGTTGCACTCAGAGCCATTTGCAAAAATGGCGTTGAAAATCACTTTGGACCAAAGCGTCCGCTAAATGGATACATTTAAAAGCAACAACTGAACGCATCTGAAAGAGAGACTGGTTAATTTTCCCAGCTTAGGAAGGCACAAATTTTAACTGATTACAATTTTGAactgattttacattttaagccTGGTCCGAGGGAAATGTCTGCACATTGGCAGTTCTAGCCTGGTATGTAGCATTGAAAAGTACGCTTGAACACTGACAAAACAGGGAGGTATCATTTGCCATTATGGTACAGTAAGTGATAAACGCAAACCACTCTGCATCCTTCCTCCAAACTGAGCTGAGTACCTCAcctttttcagcatttttcatGCATGTTGGAAAAGCAGGACTTTCAGGTGAATCCTTTGActtaaaaattctttttttatcagcaATGAGCTATGTGAAGAGGAATTAAGCTGGACTGGACATATTTTTCCCCTGTAAGTAAGGTTTGCATTTTGTGCATGCCTTTTAATGATGCAGATTTTCCCTCATATAATCTTGTTTTGCAGCACAGATGGAAAACACGGAAACGGGCTTTCATAAAGTTTCAtagttttcttccttttcttttttctagtttggttttaaaatgcatgagtgttttcccctccctccaacTAGGAATAACGATTTTCAGTGACACTCCAAAAGCACGTTTCTCAAAAGCGATGTCCGCTTTTACTGTTGCCTAGGAATGAGGGACTTAAAAGCTTTGTATGGTATGGATTATCTTAATTCAAATCATTATCTCAAAGAAGAGCTTTTCCTCATTTGTATAATCATGTTTTGTTACAATCCtccctttttctgtttctttcttcaAGGGAGGAGAAGATGCAGTCCATTCCTGAAATCCGTTTATGCAAAATACTTCCAATCGGAGATCAATTTTGTCTGAAATCCCAAAACTCACTGGGAGCTTTTCGTTTTTAACATTGTGTTCTCATTGCTCTTAGGAGAGGCAGAAACGTATAAAACCTTTTcataaagttttctttttatatgtTACCTGACTATGACTATGTCAAATACGAAAAATGACTATGAAATACGAAATTGCCCTTTTCCCCTTTTGTGTCTCTACGCAATTAACTTTTAGCTTGCGTATCCCCCATTCCGGCTTTGTATACTCATCCATTTCCTTACACTCTCCCTTTCAAATCATCATCAGTCCGGATACTCATAAGTAGTATTCTTAAACCCATACTAATATTATTGTGTCACCCTTATGTGTAATGTTGGAGTAAGTAACCCTGGTTGTGGGGTACAGTTCTCGAGATTTTTCTGGTCCCTTTAGATGATGAATTACTGAGAACTGTGAGCACAAAGTACTTTTCATTCTTCATGGTTAGAGCAGGTCtcccctgtaaaaaaaaaagttatcataCTGTGAAAACACTGTGCTTTCAAAGCTGATCCCGAAGCTCAGTGCTCAAGTGGCAGCATCTGGGCTTATCTTCCATCACACAGGAGTTTCTGCTCAAGTCTTCGTGAACTCAAACAGCCCACCTCAAGCAAGAAATGCACAGATCCAAGTGCACCATATGTTGTACTGAATCTCAGACTGCAGTCGGAAGCTCAGCTCCGAGTTTCTCTTCAATCCGTCAACCAATCGATTTTTTGCCTACATAGAGGTTTATTTTCCccccacaattttttttttacctcaaagGCCTAGACCCAGTGTGAATAGCAGGGGAAAATGTGAGGGGAAAACAGAATggaa
This window of the Anguilla anguilla isolate fAngAng1 chromosome 1, fAngAng1.pri, whole genome shotgun sequence genome carries:
- the mbpa gene encoding myelin basic protein isoform X1, which codes for MATAGTSGQATFGLGRRKKNPGLLDQIGKFFGGDKKRKSKGSFRGSAAPVQASPRRRGEENAVVHFFRSIVSPPPPKSRWRGLSAKLGLGDQRSSQSRSDASKSPFKGQKDRRGEGEGTLSRIFKMGGSRSGSPAKR
- the mbpa gene encoding myelin basic protein isoform X2, giving the protein MATAGTSGQATFGLGRRKKNPGLLDQIGKFFGGDKKRKSKGSFRGSAAPVQASPRRRGEENAVVHFFRSIVSPPPPKSRGDQRSSQSRSDASKSPFKGQKDRRGEGEGTLSRIFKMGGSRSGSPAKR